The proteins below are encoded in one region of Manis javanica isolate MJ-LG chromosome 8, MJ_LKY, whole genome shotgun sequence:
- the PTGR2 gene encoding prostaglandin reductase 2 isoform X2 has protein sequence MTIQRVVLNSRPGETGNPVAENFRVEEVNLPDNINEGQVKARTLYLSVDPYMRCRMNENTGTDYLTPWQLSQVVDGGGIGIIEESKHTNFSKGDFVTSFFWPWQTKVILDGNSLEKEKGHVAAGSNQTMVVSAAAGACGSLAGQIGHLMGCSRVVGICGTHEKCLILTSELGFDAAINYKEGKVAEQLRELCPAGVDVYFDSVGGDISDAVISQMNQNSHIILCGQISQYNKDVPYPPPLPPAVEAIRKERNITRERYLVINYKDKFESGILQLSQWFKEGKLKIKETMINGLENIGAAFQSMMTGGNIGKQMVCISEKTSL, from the exons ATGACTATACAAAGAGTGGTACTGAATTCTCGACCTG GAGAAACTGGTAATCCGGTGGCAGAAAATTTCCGAGTAGAAGAAGTAAATTTACCAGATAATATCAATGAAGGACAAGTAAAGGCCAGAACTCTTTATCTTTCTGTGGATCCTTACATG CGTTGTAGAATGAATGAGAACACTGGCACTGATTATTTAACACCTTGGCAGCTGTCTCAAGTGGTGGATGGTGGAGGTATTGGGATTATAGAAGAAAGCAAACACACCAATTTTTCTAAAGGCGATTTTGTGACTTCTTTCTTTTGGCCCTGGCAAACCAAGGTTATTCTGGATGGAAATAGCCTTGAAAAG GAAAAAGGTCACGTGGCTGCTGGATCTAATCAGACGATGGTTGTTAGTGCAGCTGCTGGTGCCTGTGGATCCCTGGCTGGGCAG ATTGGCCATTTGATGGGCTGTTCTAGAGTGGTGGGAATTTGTGGAACACACGAGAAGTGCCTCATTTTGACCTCAGAACTGGGCTTTGATGCTGCAATTAATTATAAAGAGGGGAAGGTGGCAGAACAGCTCCGTGAATTATGCCCAGCTGGAGTGGATGTTTACTTTGACAGTGTTGGTGGTGACATCAGTGATGCCGTGATAAGTCAG ATGAATCAAAACAGCCACATTATCCTGTGTGGTCAAATTTCTCAGTACAACAAAGACGTGCCTTATCCTCCTCCATTACCCCCTGCTGTAGAAGCAATCcggaaagaaagaaacatcacAAG AGAAAGATACCTGGTGATAAATTATAAGGACAAATTTGAGTCTGGTATTCTACAGCTGAGTCAGTGGTTTAAAGAAGGAAAGCTAAAG ATCAAAGAGACTATGATAAATGGGTTGGAAAACATAGGAG ctgCATTCCAGTCCATGATGACAGGAGGTAACATCGGAAAGCAGATGGTTTGCATTTCAGAAAAAACCTCTTTGTAA
- the PTGR2 gene encoding prostaglandin reductase 2 isoform X1, giving the protein MTIQRVVLNSRPGETGNPVAENFRVEEVNLPDNINEGQVKARTLYLSVDPYMRCRMNENTGTDYLTPWQLSQVVDGGGIGIIEESKHTNFSKGDFVTSFFWPWQTKVILDGNSLEKVDPQLVDGHLSYFLGAVGMPGLTSLFGIQEKGHVAAGSNQTMVVSAAAGACGSLAGQIGHLMGCSRVVGICGTHEKCLILTSELGFDAAINYKEGKVAEQLRELCPAGVDVYFDSVGGDISDAVISQMNQNSHIILCGQISQYNKDVPYPPPLPPAVEAIRKERNITRERYLVINYKDKFESGILQLSQWFKEGKLKIKETMINGLENIGAAFQSMMTGGNIGKQMVCISEKTSL; this is encoded by the exons ATGACTATACAAAGAGTGGTACTGAATTCTCGACCTG GAGAAACTGGTAATCCGGTGGCAGAAAATTTCCGAGTAGAAGAAGTAAATTTACCAGATAATATCAATGAAGGACAAGTAAAGGCCAGAACTCTTTATCTTTCTGTGGATCCTTACATG CGTTGTAGAATGAATGAGAACACTGGCACTGATTATTTAACACCTTGGCAGCTGTCTCAAGTGGTGGATGGTGGAGGTATTGGGATTATAGAAGAAAGCAAACACACCAATTTTTCTAAAGGCGATTTTGTGACTTCTTTCTTTTGGCCCTGGCAAACCAAGGTTATTCTGGATGGAAATAGCCTTGAAAAG gtAGACCCGCAACTTGTGGATGGGCACCTCTCATACTTTCTTGGGGCTGTGGGTATGCCTGGCTTGACTTCCTTGTTTGGGATACAGGAAAAAGGTCACGTGGCTGCTGGATCTAATCAGACGATGGTTGTTAGTGCAGCTGCTGGTGCCTGTGGATCCCTGGCTGGGCAG ATTGGCCATTTGATGGGCTGTTCTAGAGTGGTGGGAATTTGTGGAACACACGAGAAGTGCCTCATTTTGACCTCAGAACTGGGCTTTGATGCTGCAATTAATTATAAAGAGGGGAAGGTGGCAGAACAGCTCCGTGAATTATGCCCAGCTGGAGTGGATGTTTACTTTGACAGTGTTGGTGGTGACATCAGTGATGCCGTGATAAGTCAG ATGAATCAAAACAGCCACATTATCCTGTGTGGTCAAATTTCTCAGTACAACAAAGACGTGCCTTATCCTCCTCCATTACCCCCTGCTGTAGAAGCAATCcggaaagaaagaaacatcacAAG AGAAAGATACCTGGTGATAAATTATAAGGACAAATTTGAGTCTGGTATTCTACAGCTGAGTCAGTGGTTTAAAGAAGGAAAGCTAAAG ATCAAAGAGACTATGATAAATGGGTTGGAAAACATAGGAG ctgCATTCCAGTCCATGATGACAGGAGGTAACATCGGAAAGCAGATGGTTTGCATTTCAGAAAAAACCTCTTTGTAA
- the PTGR2 gene encoding prostaglandin reductase 2 isoform X4, whose product MTIQRVVLNSRPGETGNPVAENFRVEEVNLPDNINEGQVKARTLYLSVDPYMRCRMNENTGTDYLTPWQLSQVVDGGGIGIIEESKHTNFSKGDFVTSFFWPWQTKVILDGNSLEKEKGHVAAGSNQTMVVSAAAGACGSLAGQMNQNSHIILCGQISQYNKDVPYPPPLPPAVEAIRKERNITRERYLVINYKDKFESGILQLSQWFKEGKLKIKETMINGLENIGAAFQSMMTGGNIGKQMVCISEKTSL is encoded by the exons ATGACTATACAAAGAGTGGTACTGAATTCTCGACCTG GAGAAACTGGTAATCCGGTGGCAGAAAATTTCCGAGTAGAAGAAGTAAATTTACCAGATAATATCAATGAAGGACAAGTAAAGGCCAGAACTCTTTATCTTTCTGTGGATCCTTACATG CGTTGTAGAATGAATGAGAACACTGGCACTGATTATTTAACACCTTGGCAGCTGTCTCAAGTGGTGGATGGTGGAGGTATTGGGATTATAGAAGAAAGCAAACACACCAATTTTTCTAAAGGCGATTTTGTGACTTCTTTCTTTTGGCCCTGGCAAACCAAGGTTATTCTGGATGGAAATAGCCTTGAAAAG GAAAAAGGTCACGTGGCTGCTGGATCTAATCAGACGATGGTTGTTAGTGCAGCTGCTGGTGCCTGTGGATCCCTGGCTGGGCAG ATGAATCAAAACAGCCACATTATCCTGTGTGGTCAAATTTCTCAGTACAACAAAGACGTGCCTTATCCTCCTCCATTACCCCCTGCTGTAGAAGCAATCcggaaagaaagaaacatcacAAG AGAAAGATACCTGGTGATAAATTATAAGGACAAATTTGAGTCTGGTATTCTACAGCTGAGTCAGTGGTTTAAAGAAGGAAAGCTAAAG ATCAAAGAGACTATGATAAATGGGTTGGAAAACATAGGAG ctgCATTCCAGTCCATGATGACAGGAGGTAACATCGGAAAGCAGATGGTTTGCATTTCAGAAAAAACCTCTTTGTAA
- the PTGR2 gene encoding prostaglandin reductase 2 isoform X3, whose amino-acid sequence MTIQRVVLNSRPGETGNPVAENFRVEEVNLPDNINEGQVKARTLYLSVDPYMRCRMNENTGTDYLTPWQLSQVVDGGGIGIIEESKHTNFSKGDFVTSFFWPWQTKVILDGNSLEKVDPQLVDGHLSYFLGAVGMPGLTSLFGIQEKGHVAAGSNQTMVVSAAAGACGSLAGQMNQNSHIILCGQISQYNKDVPYPPPLPPAVEAIRKERNITRERYLVINYKDKFESGILQLSQWFKEGKLKIKETMINGLENIGAAFQSMMTGGNIGKQMVCISEKTSL is encoded by the exons ATGACTATACAAAGAGTGGTACTGAATTCTCGACCTG GAGAAACTGGTAATCCGGTGGCAGAAAATTTCCGAGTAGAAGAAGTAAATTTACCAGATAATATCAATGAAGGACAAGTAAAGGCCAGAACTCTTTATCTTTCTGTGGATCCTTACATG CGTTGTAGAATGAATGAGAACACTGGCACTGATTATTTAACACCTTGGCAGCTGTCTCAAGTGGTGGATGGTGGAGGTATTGGGATTATAGAAGAAAGCAAACACACCAATTTTTCTAAAGGCGATTTTGTGACTTCTTTCTTTTGGCCCTGGCAAACCAAGGTTATTCTGGATGGAAATAGCCTTGAAAAG gtAGACCCGCAACTTGTGGATGGGCACCTCTCATACTTTCTTGGGGCTGTGGGTATGCCTGGCTTGACTTCCTTGTTTGGGATACAGGAAAAAGGTCACGTGGCTGCTGGATCTAATCAGACGATGGTTGTTAGTGCAGCTGCTGGTGCCTGTGGATCCCTGGCTGGGCAG ATGAATCAAAACAGCCACATTATCCTGTGTGGTCAAATTTCTCAGTACAACAAAGACGTGCCTTATCCTCCTCCATTACCCCCTGCTGTAGAAGCAATCcggaaagaaagaaacatcacAAG AGAAAGATACCTGGTGATAAATTATAAGGACAAATTTGAGTCTGGTATTCTACAGCTGAGTCAGTGGTTTAAAGAAGGAAAGCTAAAG ATCAAAGAGACTATGATAAATGGGTTGGAAAACATAGGAG ctgCATTCCAGTCCATGATGACAGGAGGTAACATCGGAAAGCAGATGGTTTGCATTTCAGAAAAAACCTCTTTGTAA